Genomic window (Streptomyces sp. LX-29):
ACGGCCGAAGCCCGCGGGTGTTCCGACGACGAGGAGCGGGCGTGCGAGGGCCGAGCGTGCGAGGACCGGTCGTGCGGCGGCGCGGGATCGGCGACGCGGAGAACCGGGGAGAGCGGGGAGGCGGGGGAGGTCGGAGAGAGCGGGGAGGTCGGGGCTGACGCGGCGCCGGCCGCCGTGCCCGGCGTCGCTCCGGTCAACAGCAACACCAGGGCCCACACCCCGGCCAGCGCCAGGGAGACGAGCCGCGGAGGGGTCCGCCGGGTGCGGTCGCTCACCCGGCCTCCCGTCCCCTGGCGCGTCCGGTCCGCGCGTCTGTCGTATGCCTGCAGTCAGTCTGCCGTATGTGTGCCGTCTGCGTGCCGTGCCGCTGTGCCCGCTCGGCGCGAGCGCGCGGCCGAGGAGGTCGCGCGATCGATCGGCCCACGGTGTGGCCCTGGCCCAGCTTAGCGCCGACACGCCGGGTGCCCGTGCGATGCCGGAAGCGGCACCGTACGGGCACCTCGTCGGGGGCGGGAGGTCGGCCCGGAGGCCCGACCCCGGGGACGTCAGCAGACGAAGTCCGGGCTGTTGGCCCAGAACGCCAGGTGGGACCAGGTCTGCGCACCGATGACGCCGTCGACCGTGATATCCGCGCAGGTCTGGAATCGGTGCGTGGCTTGCTCGGTGACCGGCCCGAATACCCCGTCGGTGGCGAGGTTCGTGTTCGTCAGTGAATTGTTCAAATAACACTGCGCCTGCATGACGGCTGGACCGGAGGAGCCCCGCTTTATCGTGGGGCGGGTTTTGGTGTGGTTGCAGATTTCGGTGGCCACGGCGATCGATCTCCGATTCTCGGTGAATGACGCTGTCGTCCGGTGACGTCGCATGGAGCGGTCGCCGCTCCCGCCGCCTCACGCCGCCTTGGCGTCGAAGTACGGGTACGGCACGCGCAGCTTGTCCCAGGACGTCCGTCCGGGCCAGCCGTCCGCGTCCGCGCCCGAGTAGCCCAGCTTCCGCTGCCACAGGGAGTAGGACTTGCGGTGTTCCTCGTTCCACTGGGTCTGGCCGCCGTACGGACCGTAGGCGGAGCATCCCTCTTCGATCAGCCGAGTGGCCATCATGCCGATGATCGGGCTGTTCGGTAGACCCTTGAACCAGTCCCCGCCGGGGAAGGGTATGAAGCCGGTGGACGCCTTTCTGACCAGGAGGCGCTGGCCCACCTTGATGACGTTCGGATTAGGGATGTTGTTCCAGGCCTGCAGCTGTTCCACGGTGGTTCCGTACTGCTGCGCGATGCCCCAGAGCGTGTCACCCGTCTTGACGGTGTAATAGGTGTCTTGATTGCTCATACTCTGAGACTAGGCGCCCCTAATGAGGTCCGCACGTTCACGTATTCGGGTTACTCGCGGCAGGGAGGACCGATGACGACAAAGGACGGCGCATCGGAATACGAGGTCCAGAGAACCCGTGCGTGGGCCGGGTTTCTCGTGGTGGCGCTCGGCGATCTGGCCATCGCGGTCGCCGCGATCTGGGGGGTCGACAATGTCGACAGCGCACAGTCCGTGGCCATCCTCAGCAGCGCGTTCACCGCGATCAGCACCATGACCACGGCCTACTTCGGCATCCGGGCCGTGACCAACGCCGCACAGGCGCATGCGAAGGCGCCCCCTGCGGCTCCTCCGGAGGCCGCTCCCGTGGAGGTCGCTCCGCCGGCGGAGGGGCGCAGGTCGTCCGGCGACTCCTCCTGACCGCCGTGAGTTCCTCCGTGCCGCGGGGTACTGACCGCCGTCAGTCCTCCGCGCCGCGGGGTTCGATACGGAAGCCGAAGGCGGCGGTGCCGGGGTCCAGCGCCGTCACCCCGCCGTCGACGGTGAGCACCGCGCCGTTCACGAAGGACGCGGCGGGGGAGAGCAGCCAGGAGATCGCCTCGGCGACCTCCTCCGGCTCGCCGGGGCGGCGCGCCGGGAGCAGCCGGGTCGCCTCCTCGTACGCCGCCTCGACCCCGTCGTCCGCCCGGCCGGTCTCCGCCGCGAAGCGGGCCATGCGCCGGTCGGCCATCTCGGTGCGCACCCAGCTGGGACAGACGGTGTTGGCCCGCAGGCCCCGCGGCCCGTAGTCGACGGCGAGCGAGCGGCACAGCTGGAGCAGCGCGGCCTTGGACGTCGCGTACGCCGCGTTGCCCACGCCGTTGCGCAGCGCGGAGACGGAGGCGACGGCGACGACCGAGCCGCGCGCCTCCAACAGGTGCGGAAGCGCGGCGCGCAGCAGCAGGAAGGGGCCGGTGAGGTTGGTCCGCAGCACCGTCTCCCAGTCCTCGTCCGTCAGGTCGCCCACCGCCCCGCCGCGGCCGACGCCCGCGTTGAGCACGACTCCGTCCAGCCGCCCGTAGGCGGCGACGGCCGCGTCCACGAGCCCGGCGACCGCCGCGGGGTCGCCGGCGTCGGCGGGGTGCGCCAGCGCCCCTGTCTCCTCGGCGATCTGTCGCAGCGGCTCCGGCCGCCTCCCGGACACCACGACGCGGTGCCCGGCCGCCGACAACAGCCGCGCGGTGGCGGCCCCGATGCCGGTTCCACCGCCGGTGACGAGGAAGACTCGCTGCTCCGTCATGGTCGTTCGGCCTCCGAGGTGATCGCGTACGGACCCTGTGATGGTACGTCCGGCCCGCCGCGGGGTGGAGGCGGCCTCGCGGGCTCGGTGGCCCGGTCGGCCGCGGCTGTCCGCGGCGACGCGAACTACGGCGTGACAGGCACCGGTTGCAGCACCTACGGACAACCCGACCCGCGCATCGCGGAGTTCATCTCCCGGGCCCTCGGCAACGCTCACACGGTGGTCAACGTGGGTGCCGGCGCGGGCGCTTACGAGTCGCACGGACACGAGTCGCACGGACCGGCCGGGCGGCAGATCACCGCCGTGGAGCCCTCGGCTTCCATGCGCGCCCAACGGCCCGCCCAAACGGCTCGCCCACCTTCCGCCCGGCCGCCCCGCACCCGCGCACCGCACCGGCCCCGGCCGCTCCGCCGGGTGGTCGGAGTAGCATGGCCGTCCATGACCGAACCCGACTTCCTCCGCACGGCCCAGACCTTCTACGACACCGTGGCGACCGACTACGCCGACCACTTCCGGGACGTCCTGGCCGCCAGGCCCCTGGAGCGGGCGCTGCTCGCCGCCTTCGCCGAGCTCGTACGGGCCGCGGGCGGGGGCCAGGTCGCCGACGTCGGATGCGGTCCAGGCCTGGTGACGGGGCATCTGCACGGGCTGGGGCTGAACACCTTCGGGATAGACCTGTCGCCGCGGATGGTCGCGCTCGCCCGACAGGCCCACCCGGAGCTGCGCTTCGAGCAGGGCTCGATGACGGCGCTGGACCTGCCGGACGAGACCCTCGACGGCCTCGTGGCGTGGTATTCGATCATCCACGTCCCGCTGGACCGGCTCCCGGAGGTGTTCGCGGAGTTCCATCGCGTACTGGCTCCCGGCGGACGGCTGCTGCTCGCCTTCCAGATCGGCGACGAACCCCTCCATCTGGAGCGGCCGTTCGGCCACCCCGTGGCGCTCGACTTCCACCGGCGGCAACCGGACCACATCGCCGAGCTGCTGCACCGGTCCGGGCTGACGGTGTTCGCCCGGCAGCGGCGCGAGCTCGACGAGACGATCGGCGACACCGCCCCGCAGGGCTTCCTGCTCGCCCGCAAGCCCGTCGCCGACGACCGACGATAGGTTCCAGGCATGGAGCGCATGCGAAGGACACTGAGGTCGGACGAGGTCGTGGAGCGGATCCGCGACGACATCGCCGAGGGACGGTACGGGCCGGGCGACCGGCTGCCCCACCCCGAGAGCCTCGCCGAGGAGCTACGGAAGCTCACCAAGGCCGTCGAGGCCGCGTACCGGCGGCTGGTCGAGGAAGGGGTGCTGGTCGAGGGACTGCTGGAGCCGGGCTACTTCGTCGCGGATCCGGAGCTGGACCCCGACGTCCACGCCACCATGCGAGCGGTGCGCTCCGTCCAGCTCCAGCTGGGGCGGCTCGACCGGCGGCTGACCGAACTCACCGAGCGGGTGGAAGCGGTGGAGCAGGGCCTGCGTGAACGGCGCCGTGCCGGCGACGGGCGCCCCTCCGACCCGCTGTACTGAGCGGCCGGGCGGGCGGGAGCGGCGCCGCGCCCAGGCGTGCTCGGACATGAGTGGTGTTCGGGCATGGGTGGTGTTCGGACATGGGTGGTGTTCTGACATGGGTGGTGTTCGGGTGCGGACGTCGTGTCGGGCCGCCGGGAACGGGTCCCGGCGGCCCGAGGCTCAGCGGCCCGACCGACGCCGCGGTCAGAGCTCCAGCATCGCGGCGATCACCGAGCGCCAGTCCTCACCCGGCCGTGCCACCAGCTCCTCGGCGAGCGCCTCGGCGCGGTAGCGGTGCCGGTGCAGCAGTCCCGGCGCCGGCTCGGGCGCGGGCACGATCCGGCTCGGGCTGTCCAGCAGACGGATCAGCTCGTGCGCGAACTCCGCCCAGTCGACGTGCCCGCCGATGGCGTTGACGGTGCCGTGCGCGG
Coding sequences:
- a CDS encoding peptidoglycan-binding domain-containing protein, which codes for MATEICNHTKTRPTIKRGSSGPAVMQAQCYLNNSLTNTNLATDGVFGPVTEQATHRFQTCADITVDGVIGAQTWSHLAFWANSPDFVC
- a CDS encoding peptidoglycan-binding protein, producing the protein MSNQDTYYTVKTGDTLWGIAQQYGTTVEQLQAWNNIPNPNVIKVGQRLLVRKASTGFIPFPGGDWFKGLPNSPIIGMMATRLIEEGCSAYGPYGGQTQWNEEHRKSYSLWQRKLGYSGADADGWPGRTSWDKLRVPYPYFDAKAA
- a CDS encoding SDR family oxidoreductase; the protein is MTEQRVFLVTGGGTGIGAATARLLSAAGHRVVVSGRRPEPLRQIAEETGALAHPADAGDPAAVAGLVDAAVAAYGRLDGVVLNAGVGRGGAVGDLTDEDWETVLRTNLTGPFLLLRAALPHLLEARGSVVAVASVSALRNGVGNAAYATSKAALLQLCRSLAVDYGPRGLRANTVCPSWVRTEMADRRMARFAAETGRADDGVEAAYEEATRLLPARRPGEPEEVAEAISWLLSPAASFVNGAVLTVDGGVTALDPGTAAFGFRIEPRGAED
- a CDS encoding class I SAM-dependent methyltransferase, producing MTEPDFLRTAQTFYDTVATDYADHFRDVLAARPLERALLAAFAELVRAAGGGQVADVGCGPGLVTGHLHGLGLNTFGIDLSPRMVALARQAHPELRFEQGSMTALDLPDETLDGLVAWYSIIHVPLDRLPEVFAEFHRVLAPGGRLLLAFQIGDEPLHLERPFGHPVALDFHRRQPDHIAELLHRSGLTVFARQRRELDETIGDTAPQGFLLARKPVADDRR
- a CDS encoding GntR family transcriptional regulator, with product MERMRRTLRSDEVVERIRDDIAEGRYGPGDRLPHPESLAEELRKLTKAVEAAYRRLVEEGVLVEGLLEPGYFVADPELDPDVHATMRAVRSVQLQLGRLDRRLTELTERVEAVEQGLRERRRAGDGRPSDPLY